A single region of the Aurantiacibacter sp. MUD11 genome encodes:
- the ybeY gene encoding rRNA maturation RNase YbeY — MELEIDIEDWPDGEWEALAARAAEALAQVAEELDQPRLVTSLLFTSDARIHELNREWRQRDKPTNVLSFPMLEREDLVHLDPDGPPEMLGDIALAYETCAREAAEKGVPLDHHASHLIVHGLLHLAGHDHEISEQDAEEMEALEVKALALLGIGNPYTPDNAP; from the coding sequence ATGGAACTGGAAATCGACATCGAAGACTGGCCTGACGGCGAGTGGGAAGCGCTGGCGGCCCGCGCGGCAGAGGCGCTGGCGCAGGTGGCCGAGGAATTGGACCAGCCGCGTCTGGTCACCAGCCTGCTGTTCACCAGCGATGCGCGCATCCATGAACTCAACCGCGAATGGCGCCAGCGCGACAAGCCCACCAACGTGCTCAGCTTCCCCATGCTGGAGCGCGAGGACCTGGTCCATCTCGACCCGGACGGCCCGCCGGAAATGCTGGGCGATATCGCCCTCGCCTACGAGACCTGCGCCCGTGAGGCGGCGGAAAAGGGCGTGCCGCTGGACCACCACGCCAGCCACCTGATCGTGCACGGCCTGCTGCACCTGGCCGGCCACGATCACGAGATTTCCGAGCAAGATGCGGAAGAAATGGAAGCGCTGGAAGTGAAGGCGCTTGCACTTTTGGGCATCGGCAACCCATATACGCCAGATAACGCACCATAG
- the mgtE gene encoding magnesium transporter, producing the protein MADTDLHERDAAAPLQGEGEQFDEENRLKPEFVEQVRDALYDEIEDSVYDLVEPLHPADIADLFELLDRRERADLAAAITDLMSSEVVAELNDYVREDMVEALPPEAVAEIVGQLDTDDAVQLIEDLDEPDQRAILAEVEAEDRAVIETALAYPEETAGRLMQRELVAVPESMTVGDLIDYLRREDQLTTEFWEVFVVDHRFHPVGTCQLSWILRTPRDVALTDVMKRDQTLIPVDMDQEEVALRFQKYALISAAVVDESGRLVGQLTVDDIVHIISEEAGEDALLMSGAGEGDINEPLRDAYSSRVRWLVANLGTAVVASTIIAFFGAAIEKLVALAVLMPIVASIGGNAGTQTMAVTVRAIAMNQLTRSNTRRLVLRELKVALMNGATIAVLIGLATAAIFTWQLGAVIAAAMVINIIVSGMAGVLVPVAFERLDQDPAVASSVFVTMITDSMGFLAFLGLAVASGLVGV; encoded by the coding sequence ATGGCCGATACCGATCTCCACGAACGCGACGCCGCGGCACCCCTGCAGGGTGAGGGCGAGCAGTTCGACGAGGAGAACCGGCTGAAGCCCGAATTCGTCGAACAGGTGCGCGACGCGCTGTATGACGAGATCGAGGACAGCGTCTACGACCTGGTCGAACCGCTGCACCCCGCCGACATCGCCGACCTGTTCGAGCTGCTCGACCGGCGCGAGCGCGCCGACCTGGCTGCCGCCATTACCGACCTGATGAGCAGCGAGGTGGTGGCCGAGCTGAACGACTATGTGCGCGAGGACATGGTCGAGGCGCTGCCGCCCGAGGCCGTGGCCGAGATCGTCGGCCAGCTGGATACCGACGACGCCGTCCAGCTGATCGAGGACCTCGACGAGCCGGACCAGCGGGCCATCCTGGCCGAGGTGGAGGCGGAAGACCGCGCCGTCATCGAGACCGCGCTGGCCTATCCGGAAGAGACTGCCGGCCGCCTGATGCAGCGCGAGCTGGTGGCCGTGCCCGAAAGCATGACGGTGGGCGACCTGATCGACTACCTGCGCCGCGAGGACCAGCTGACCACCGAGTTCTGGGAAGTCTTCGTGGTCGACCACCGCTTCCACCCGGTCGGCACCTGCCAGCTATCGTGGATCCTGCGTACCCCGCGCGACGTGGCGCTGACCGACGTGATGAAGCGCGACCAGACGCTGATCCCGGTCGACATGGATCAGGAAGAGGTGGCGCTGCGGTTCCAGAAATACGCGCTGATCTCCGCCGCCGTGGTGGACGAGAGCGGGCGGCTGGTGGGCCAGCTGACGGTCGACGACATCGTTCACATCATCTCCGAAGAGGCGGGCGAGGACGCCCTGCTGATGAGCGGTGCTGGTGAAGGCGACATCAACGAGCCGCTGCGCGATGCCTATTCCAGCCGCGTGCGCTGGCTGGTCGCCAACCTCGGCACGGCCGTGGTGGCGAGCACGATCATCGCCTTCTTCGGCGCCGCGATCGAGAAGCTGGTGGCGCTGGCCGTGCTGATGCCGATCGTCGCCAGCATCGGCGGCAATGCGGGCACGCAGACCATGGCCGTGACCGTGCGCGCCATCGCCATGAACCAGCTGACCCGGTCCAACACCAGGCGGCTGGTGCTGCGCGAACTGAAGGTAGCGCTGATGAACGGTGCGACCATCGCCGTGCTGATCGGCCTCGCCACGGCGGCCATCTTCACCTGGCAACTGGGCGCGGTGATCGCGGCGGCCATGGTGATCAACATCATCGTCTCGGGCATGGCCGGCGTGCTGGTGCCAGTGGCCTTCGAACGGCTGGACCAGGACCCCGCCGTTGCTTCCAGCGTATTCGTGACGATGATCACCGATTCAATGGGCTTCCTGGCCTTCCTTGGCCTAGCCGTGGCCAGCGGACTGGTCGGCGTCTAA
- a CDS encoding PhoH family protein has product MARKATRDGGNHAATIAHPEERRDASRRARIEVTFDDQAVLGALFGEFDANLVQIENRLGVYIAARGDKVSIEGAEDDVARARDVLLKLHEKLLTGEEMDAGAIEALIAMSNEPTLDGIITGDAKVPPIMIRTRKKTITPRSATQGDYMRQLASRDLIFALGPAGTGKTYLAVAQAVSQLITGSVQRLILSRPAVEAGERLGFLPGDMKEKVDPYLRPLYDALYDCMPPEQVDRRIASGEIEIAPIAFMRGRTLSDAFVILDEAQNTTREQMKMFLTRFGQNSRMVVCGDPKQVDIPGGAHMSGLADAVQRVEGLEGIGVTRFTAADVVRHPIVGRIVEAYEGPAEGLGHAD; this is encoded by the coding sequence ATGGCTCGCAAAGCAACCCGCGATGGCGGCAATCATGCTGCCACGATCGCCCATCCGGAAGAGCGCCGAGACGCTTCCCGCCGCGCCCGGATCGAAGTCACGTTTGACGACCAGGCCGTGCTCGGCGCGCTGTTCGGCGAATTCGACGCCAACCTCGTCCAGATAGAGAACCGTCTCGGCGTCTATATCGCCGCGCGCGGAGACAAGGTTTCCATCGAAGGGGCGGAGGACGATGTCGCCCGCGCCCGCGACGTGCTGCTGAAGCTGCACGAAAAGCTGCTGACCGGCGAAGAGATGGACGCCGGCGCCATCGAGGCGCTGATTGCCATGTCCAACGAGCCGACGCTGGACGGCATCATCACCGGCGACGCCAAGGTGCCGCCGATCATGATTCGCACCCGCAAGAAGACCATCACCCCGCGCAGCGCCACGCAGGGCGACTACATGCGCCAGCTGGCCAGTCGCGACCTGATCTTCGCGCTCGGCCCGGCGGGCACGGGCAAGACCTACCTCGCCGTGGCCCAGGCGGTCAGCCAGCTGATCACCGGCAGTGTGCAGCGCCTGATCCTGTCGCGTCCGGCAGTCGAGGCGGGCGAGCGACTGGGCTTCTTGCCCGGCGACATGAAGGAAAAGGTCGATCCCTACCTGCGCCCACTCTACGACGCGCTGTACGACTGCATGCCGCCCGAACAGGTGGACCGCCGCATCGCCAGCGGCGAGATCGAGATTGCGCCCATCGCCTTCATGCGCGGGCGCACGCTGTCCGATGCCTTCGTCATCCTCGACGAGGCGCAGAACACCACGCGCGAGCAGATGAAGATGTTCCTCACCCGCTTCGGCCAGAACAGCCGCATGGTGGTGTGCGGCGATCCCAAGCAGGTGGACATTCCCGGCGGCGCCCACATGAGCGGCCTTGCCGACGCGGTGCAGCGCGTCGAGGGGCTGGAAGGCATCGGCGTCACCCGCTTCACCGCCGCCGACGTGGTGCGCCACCCGATCGTGGGCCGCATCGTCGAGGCTTACGAAGGCCCCGCCGAAGGACTCGGCCACGCCGACTGA
- a CDS encoding MucR family transcriptional regulator translates to MDNTDNGTNEMLITLTADIVTAHVANNNVDVDTLPSLIENVYGALAGLGSHEVVEAAPEPAVSLRASVKNDHIVCLEDGKKMKMLKRHLMTDHGMTPEEYRERWNLPADYPMVAPAYAEKRRQLAKKIGLGRKPGQKVKSRKG, encoded by the coding sequence ATGGACAATACTGATAACGGCACGAATGAAATGCTGATCACGCTGACGGCTGACATCGTGACCGCCCACGTCGCCAACAACAATGTCGACGTAGACACCCTCCCTTCGCTGATCGAGAATGTTTATGGCGCCCTGGCTGGCCTGGGTTCGCATGAAGTCGTCGAAGCCGCGCCCGAACCGGCCGTTTCGCTGCGCGCATCGGTGAAGAACGATCACATCGTCTGCCTGGAAGACGGCAAGAAGATGAAGATGCTCAAGCGCCACCTGATGACCGACCACGGCATGACGCCGGAGGAATATCGCGAGCGCTGGAACCTGCCCGCCGATTACCCGATGGTCGCCCCGGCCTACGCCGAGAAGCGCCGCCAGCTGGCGAAGAAGATCGGCCTTGGTCGCAAGCCCGGCCAGAAGGTCAAGTCCAGGAAGGGCTGA
- a CDS encoding PilZ domain-containing protein, translating to MSGFGRKRIGRSGNQRACERADVALPANLHTSVHRHPVDLTDVSATGAQVISERVPALGSFVQLQVRGSTVFGTVAWARQGSCGIEFDKALDPATVEMFRTADRKAARLGLSPDDLRALDHWGGNLAD from the coding sequence ATGAGCGGCTTTGGTCGCAAGAGGATTGGCAGGAGCGGAAACCAGCGCGCGTGCGAGCGGGCCGACGTCGCCTTGCCGGCAAACCTGCACACTTCCGTCCACCGCCACCCGGTCGACCTCACCGATGTCTCGGCCACCGGTGCGCAGGTCATATCCGAGAGAGTGCCGGCCCTTGGCAGTTTCGTGCAGTTGCAGGTTCGCGGCTCGACTGTCTTTGGCACGGTCGCCTGGGCTCGCCAGGGTTCTTGCGGCATCGAATTCGACAAGGCGCTGGACCCGGCGACCGTCGAGATGTTCCGCACGGCCGACAGGAAGGCAGCCCGACTCGGACTCAGCCCGGACGACTTGCGCGCCTTGGATCACTGGGGCGGCAATTTGGCGGATTAG
- a CDS encoding Fur family transcriptional regulator codes for MHQPIDLEALCAERGLRITDQRRIIAKVLSESTDHPDVEKLHERASAIDPKISIATVYRTVRLFEEAGILDRHDFGDGRARYEAAPEAHHDHLIDVETGKVVEFVDPELEALQKQIAEKLGYRLVDHRMELYGVRIGREDKG; via the coding sequence TTGCACCAACCGATCGATCTTGAAGCCCTGTGCGCCGAACGTGGCCTGCGTATTACCGACCAGCGCCGCATCATCGCCAAGGTGCTGTCCGAAAGCACGGACCACCCGGACGTGGAAAAGCTGCACGAACGGGCATCGGCGATCGATCCGAAGATCTCGATTGCCACCGTCTATCGCACGGTGCGCCTGTTCGAAGAGGCAGGGATCCTCGACCGCCACGATTTCGGCGACGGTCGCGCCCGCTACGAAGCCGCGCCGGAAGCGCACCACGACCACCTGATCGACGTCGAGACCGGCAAGGTCGTCGAATTCGTCGACCCCGAGCTGGAAGCCCTGCAGAAGCAGATTGCCGAGAAGCTGGGCTATCGCCTGGTGGACCACCGGATGGAGCTATACGGCGTACGCATCGGGCGCGAGGACAAGGGCTGA
- a CDS encoding GNAT family N-acetyltransferase, with product MTDALDAIMLVMQEAFDDRYGEAWTRRQVADSLTLPGTHFTLVGIDPQTEFAAEDVRGFALTRQVLDEEEILLLAVRPAYRGKGVGKQLLQEVIDAARARSVRRLFLEMRDGNTAEHLYCGSGFEKIGFRKGYYRGAVGGPLDAITFAKQIA from the coding sequence GTGACCGACGCGCTCGATGCCATCATGCTGGTGATGCAGGAAGCCTTCGACGATCGTTACGGCGAGGCCTGGACTCGCCGGCAGGTGGCGGATTCCCTCACACTGCCCGGCACGCACTTCACCCTCGTCGGGATCGACCCGCAAACGGAATTCGCGGCCGAGGACGTGCGCGGTTTCGCGCTGACCCGGCAGGTTCTCGACGAAGAGGAAATCCTGCTGCTGGCCGTGCGCCCGGCCTATCGCGGCAAGGGCGTGGGCAAGCAATTGTTGCAGGAAGTCATTGATGCTGCTCGTGCACGCAGCGTTAGGCGCCTGTTTCTTGAGATGCGCGACGGGAATACGGCGGAACACCTTTATTGCGGCTCCGGCTTCGAAAAAATCGGATTTCGCAAGGGCTATTACCGCGGCGCAGTAGGCGGGCCTCTGGATGCCATTACTTTTGCCAAGCAAATAGCCTGA
- a CDS encoding hemolysin family protein produces the protein MPDTDRPEDSQQGEAESTHGGGLWNAIRRLFDEPGDTSLRAQLEEAIDEHEGEAGNGSASELGSGDLSATELTMLRNLLHFSEHDADDVAIPRSEIVAVPADASWDELVALFAEHGHSRMPVYRDQLDNVIGMMHIKDVFAYLAAGREAPRDWTTLMRQPLYVPQARGALDVLADMRARRVHLAIVVDEFSGTDGIITIEDLVEEIVGEIEDEHDETPEEQVVAVDEGVWDADARAELDDVAKVVGDPQLAEVEEAVDTLGGLAFVLAEEVPQPGTVLTHPSGWQIEVTEGDETHVTRLRLHKPAENEQVAEG, from the coding sequence ATGCCCGACACAGATAGACCGGAAGACTCCCAACAGGGAGAGGCGGAAAGTACTCACGGCGGCGGATTGTGGAATGCCATTCGCCGCCTGTTCGATGAGCCGGGCGACACCTCCCTGCGCGCGCAGCTGGAAGAGGCGATCGACGAGCACGAGGGCGAGGCCGGCAATGGCAGCGCCAGCGAGCTTGGTTCGGGCGATCTCTCCGCCACCGAACTCACCATGCTGCGCAACCTGCTGCATTTCAGCGAGCACGATGCCGACGACGTGGCGATCCCGCGCAGCGAGATCGTGGCGGTGCCGGCCGATGCCAGCTGGGACGAGCTGGTGGCGCTGTTCGCCGAGCACGGCCACTCGCGCATGCCGGTCTACCGCGACCAGCTGGATAACGTGATCGGCATGATGCACATCAAGGATGTGTTCGCCTATCTCGCCGCCGGCAGGGAAGCCCCGCGCGACTGGACCACGCTGATGCGCCAGCCGCTCTACGTGCCGCAGGCGCGCGGCGCGCTGGACGTGCTGGCCGACATGCGCGCCCGCCGGGTGCACCTGGCCATCGTGGTGGACGAATTCTCCGGTACCGACGGCATCATCACCATCGAGGACCTGGTCGAGGAAATCGTCGGCGAGATCGAGGACGAGCACGACGAGACTCCGGAAGAACAGGTCGTCGCCGTCGACGAGGGCGTGTGGGATGCCGATGCCCGTGCCGAGCTGGACGACGTGGCCAAGGTGGTGGGCGATCCGCAGCTGGCCGAAGTGGAAGAGGCAGTCGACACGCTGGGCGGCCTCGCCTTCGTGCTGGCCGAGGAAGTGCCGCAACCCGGCACCGTGCTGACTCACCCCAGCGGCTGGCAGATCGAAGTGACCGAGGGCGACGAAACCCACGTCACCCGCCTGCGGCTGCACAAGCCCGCCGAGAACGAGCAAGTAGCCGAAGGTTAG
- a CDS encoding peptidylprolyl isomerase encodes MADEKLTFTLDCGDGKGGDVVIKLRDDLAPNHVARITELAKEGFYDGVVFHRVIPGFMAQGGDPTGTGMSGSDKPDLKQEFSNEPHVRGVCSMARTMDPNSANSQFFICFDDARFLDNQYTVWGEVESGMEHIDALPTGEPPREPGKIVKATVA; translated from the coding sequence ATGGCTGACGAGAAACTGACCTTCACCCTCGATTGCGGTGACGGCAAGGGTGGCGATGTCGTGATCAAGCTGCGCGACGACCTGGCCCCCAACCACGTGGCCCGCATCACCGAGCTGGCGAAGGAAGGCTTCTACGATGGCGTGGTGTTCCACCGCGTGATCCCCGGCTTCATGGCGCAGGGTGGCGACCCCACCGGCACCGGCATGAGCGGTTCGGACAAGCCCGACCTGAAGCAGGAATTCAGCAACGAACCGCACGTGCGCGGCGTCTGCTCCATGGCCCGCACCATGGACCCGAACAGCGCCAACTCGCAGTTTTTCATCTGCTTCGACGACGCGCGTTTCCTCGACAACCAGTACACCGTCTGGGGCGAGGTCGAGAGCGGCATGGAGCATATCGACGCACTGCCCACCGGCGAGCCGCCGCGCGAGCCGGGCAAGATCGTCAAGGCGACCGTCGCCTGA
- a CDS encoding lysophospholipid acyltransferase family protein codes for MSPERAAIAEGVPTNIGVIGWVRLIARTLLLLLALLVCVPLHYLYRTLAYGSPFPMLFLRWGARICGARVKTEGTALRRDVVFLSNHVSWLDILAQAGASGTAFVAKAELEKAPVVGWLASLNRTVYVKREARNNVAAQINAVREAMADNWSVTIFPEGTTTDGQSLLPFKTSLLKMLEPPPPGVMVQPVVIDYGPVAEEIGWIGDESGVNNFKRILSRKGSFPVTIHYLEPFDPAENGNRKEISAKARAEIEEKLGECLGKPLRDYGLDVKPVRYTPKQQPDDPPT; via the coding sequence GTGTCGCCCGAACGTGCTGCCATTGCCGAGGGCGTCCCCACGAATATCGGCGTGATCGGCTGGGTGCGGCTGATTGCCCGCACATTGCTGCTGCTCCTGGCGCTGCTGGTCTGCGTGCCGCTGCATTATCTCTATCGCACCCTTGCCTATGGCTCGCCCTTCCCCATGCTGTTCCTGCGCTGGGGCGCGCGCATCTGCGGGGCACGGGTGAAGACCGAGGGGACGGCACTGCGGCGCGACGTGGTGTTCCTTTCCAACCACGTTTCGTGGCTGGATATCCTGGCACAGGCGGGCGCCAGCGGCACGGCCTTCGTCGCCAAGGCGGAGCTGGAGAAAGCCCCCGTGGTCGGCTGGCTCGCCAGCCTCAACCGCACCGTCTACGTCAAGCGCGAGGCGCGCAATAACGTCGCCGCCCAGATCAACGCCGTGCGCGAGGCGATGGCCGACAACTGGTCCGTCACCATCTTCCCCGAAGGCACGACCACCGACGGGCAATCGCTGCTGCCGTTCAAGACCTCGCTGCTGAAAATGCTCGAGCCCCCGCCGCCGGGCGTGATGGTGCAGCCGGTGGTGATCGACTACGGCCCGGTCGCCGAGGAAATCGGCTGGATCGGTGACGAAAGCGGCGTGAACAACTTCAAGCGCATCCTCTCGCGCAAGGGCAGTTTCCCGGTCACGATCCATTATCTCGAGCCCTTCGACCCGGCGGAGAACGGCAATCGCAAGGAAATCTCCGCCAAGGCCCGCGCCGAGATCGAGGAAAAGCTGGGCGAATGCCTCGGCAAGCCGCTGCGCGACTACGGTCTCGACGTGAAACCGGTCCGCTACACGCCCAAGCAGCAGCCCGATGATCCGCCGACCTAG
- a CDS encoding SgcJ/EcaC family oxidoreductase has product MKLWTSLLAATALAATATPAAAQMRALSDPVVPHPDPESLFTSDDPVLHRNKQAALRIQRDLLKCGHWADAGNWLTDRYIQHNPVAASGLEGVIYYFTQIANVQPLDPCPALSADDPNGVVAVMAEDDYVTILTRRIVPYADDPTQTYTTTWFDTWRFVDGKADEHWDPATLPTGGPPAALDVNQVLQQAQDRALIEDLMWRYVRAIDSWNPDAYAAVFTEDGSFLGTQGRDNLRQMVVDLGANRNEDSPTLYHVMSNQNISFLSPSVAVVNYYWQTVTGGSPGAETPQLLAQGRGRDVVVKQDGQWLIRSRDVTPQGE; this is encoded by the coding sequence ATGAAACTCTGGACCAGCCTGCTTGCCGCCACGGCACTTGCCGCAACCGCCACGCCCGCTGCCGCGCAGATGCGCGCGCTCAGCGATCCGGTGGTGCCGCATCCGGACCCGGAAAGCCTGTTTACCAGCGACGACCCGGTACTCCACCGCAACAAGCAGGCGGCGCTGCGCATCCAGCGCGACCTGCTCAAGTGCGGCCACTGGGCGGACGCCGGCAACTGGCTGACCGACCGCTACATCCAGCACAACCCGGTCGCCGCATCGGGGCTGGAAGGGGTGATCTACTACTTCACCCAGATCGCCAACGTGCAGCCGCTCGATCCCTGCCCGGCGCTGTCGGCAGACGATCCGAACGGCGTGGTCGCGGTGATGGCGGAAGACGACTACGTGACCATCCTCACCCGCCGGATCGTCCCCTATGCCGACGATCCGACGCAGACCTACACCACGACCTGGTTCGACACCTGGCGCTTCGTCGACGGCAAGGCCGACGAGCACTGGGACCCGGCCACTTTGCCCACCGGCGGCCCGCCGGCTGCGCTCGACGTCAACCAGGTGCTGCAGCAGGCGCAGGACCGCGCGCTGATCGAGGACCTGATGTGGCGCTATGTCCGCGCCATCGATAGCTGGAATCCCGATGCCTATGCCGCCGTGTTCACGGAGGACGGCTCGTTCCTCGGCACGCAGGGCCGCGACAACCTGCGGCAGATGGTGGTGGACCTCGGTGCCAACCGTAACGAGGACTCGCCGACGCTCTACCACGTCATGTCGAACCAGAATATTTCCTTCCTCTCGCCCAGCGTGGCGGTGGTGAACTATTACTGGCAGACGGTCACCGGCGGCTCGCCGGGCGCGGAAACGCCGCAGCTTTTGGCGCAGGGCCGCGGCCGCGACGTGGTGGTGAAGCAGGACGGCCAGTGGCTGATCCGCAGCCGCGACGTGACGCCGCAAGGAGAGTAA
- the miaB gene encoding tRNA (N6-isopentenyl adenosine(37)-C2)-methylthiotransferase MiaB yields MKPSDTPKTYRVKSFGCQMNVYDGERMAELLDAKGIKPAADGEEADLVVLNTCHIREKATEKVYSDIGRLRKADGSKPLIAVAGCVAQAEGEEIMARAPAVGMVVGPQAYHRLPDMLDRAVKGERSTDTDMPEDAKFAALPKRRKVAPTAFLTVQEGCDKFCTYCVVPYTRGAEISRPFGELVDEAARLVDAGAREITLLGQNVNAWSGEDAKGRAVGLDGLVKELARLPDLKRIRYTTSHPNDMTDGLIAAHGEIDKLMPYLHLPVQSGSDRVLKAMNRSHTADSYLKLLDRFREVRPDIALSGDFIVGFPGETDAEFEETLQIVDAVRYAQAFSFKYSPRPGTPAASMDDQIAKEVMDERLQRLQAALNRDQLAFNEASVGKTCEVLVERKGKYPGQWLGKSPWLQSVFFEGDAQIGDLVRVELAEAGPNSLKGRVLESVSA; encoded by the coding sequence ATGAAACCGAGTGACACCCCCAAGACCTACCGGGTTAAGAGCTTCGGCTGCCAGATGAACGTCTATGACGGCGAGCGCATGGCCGAACTGCTCGATGCCAAGGGCATCAAGCCTGCCGCCGATGGTGAGGAGGCGGACCTGGTGGTGCTCAACACCTGCCACATCCGCGAGAAGGCGACCGAGAAGGTCTATTCCGATATCGGCCGGCTGAGGAAGGCCGACGGCTCCAAGCCGCTGATCGCGGTGGCGGGCTGCGTGGCGCAGGCCGAGGGCGAGGAAATCATGGCGCGCGCCCCGGCGGTGGGCATGGTGGTCGGCCCGCAGGCCTATCACCGCCTGCCCGACATGCTCGACCGCGCGGTGAAGGGTGAACGCTCCACCGACACCGACATGCCGGAGGACGCCAAGTTCGCCGCCCTGCCCAAGCGCCGCAAGGTGGCGCCGACGGCGTTCCTGACGGTGCAGGAAGGGTGCGACAAGTTCTGCACCTATTGCGTGGTACCCTACACCCGCGGTGCGGAAATCTCCCGCCCGTTCGGCGAACTGGTCGACGAAGCTGCGCGGCTGGTCGATGCCGGCGCGCGCGAAATCACGCTGCTGGGCCAGAACGTGAATGCCTGGAGCGGCGAGGACGCCAAGGGCCGCGCCGTAGGGCTCGACGGGCTGGTGAAGGAGCTGGCCAGGCTGCCGGACCTCAAGCGTATCCGCTACACCACCAGCCATCCCAACGACATGACCGACGGGCTGATCGCGGCCCATGGCGAGATCGACAAGCTGATGCCCTATCTGCACCTGCCGGTGCAGAGCGGCTCCGACCGGGTGCTGAAGGCGATGAACCGCAGCCACACGGCGGACAGCTACCTCAAGCTGCTCGACCGCTTCCGCGAAGTACGCCCCGACATCGCCCTGTCCGGCGACTTTATCGTCGGCTTCCCCGGCGAAACCGATGCCGAGTTCGAGGAAACGCTGCAGATCGTCGATGCCGTGCGTTACGCGCAGGCCTTCAGCTTCAAGTACTCGCCCCGTCCCGGCACTCCGGCTGCGTCGATGGACGACCAGATCGCCAAGGAAGTGATGGACGAGCGCCTGCAGCGCCTGCAGGCCGCGCTCAACCGCGACCAGCTGGCCTTCAACGAGGCGAGCGTCGGCAAGACCTGCGAGGTGCTGGTCGAGCGCAAGGGCAAGTACCCCGGCCAGTGGCTCGGCAAGTCACCGTGGCTGCAATCGGTATTCTTCGAAGGCGACGCACAGATCGGTGACCTGGTACGCGTGGAGCTGGCCGAGGCCGGTCCCAACTCGCTGAAGGGGCGCGTGCTCGAAAGCGTTTCGGCCTAG
- a CDS encoding LysR family transcriptional regulator, whose protein sequence is MRRLPPLRALEAFIRVVRLGSARAAAHELGLSPSALSRRISNLETFTGRKLFSRSGQTMKLTDEGRQFYDAVAPHLESLAAAVESQSENLQLLRLRLGVMPLFGTQRLFPRLGELRASHPRLHLDIDTGPHLIDRVGDTLDAAITLTAKPDPSLYSVQLDQNTVHAIANTQLAEELGDTPDIAKLEKQTFLLHTDMPGSFDAWKEALGIRNLQPAAIDHYDSGQLILEAAAQGMGIAMMHDDHLARNKDPRLAKLYDVKVESPYSYWFICRPADLEARPVRIFHDWLVNAGL, encoded by the coding sequence ATGCGTCGTCTACCGCCCCTACGTGCGCTCGAAGCCTTCATCCGCGTCGTCCGCCTGGGCTCGGCGCGCGCAGCCGCGCATGAGCTGGGGCTGAGCCCCTCGGCGCTGTCTCGCCGGATCAGCAATCTCGAGACTTTCACCGGACGCAAGCTGTTCTCGCGCTCGGGCCAGACGATGAAGCTGACCGACGAGGGACGGCAGTTCTACGATGCCGTCGCGCCGCATCTCGAATCGCTGGCCGCCGCCGTGGAGTCGCAGTCGGAGAACCTGCAACTGCTGCGCCTGCGCCTTGGCGTCATGCCGCTGTTCGGCACCCAGCGGCTGTTCCCGCGCCTTGGCGAACTGCGCGCTTCGCACCCGCGCCTGCACCTCGACATCGACACCGGACCGCACCTGATCGACCGCGTCGGCGACACGCTGGACGCCGCCATCACGCTGACCGCGAAGCCCGATCCCAGCCTCTATTCGGTGCAGCTGGACCAGAACACGGTCCACGCCATCGCCAATACCCAGCTGGCAGAGGAACTGGGCGACACGCCCGACATCGCCAAGCTGGAGAAGCAGACCTTCCTGCTGCACACCGACATGCCGGGCAGCTTCGATGCCTGGAAGGAAGCGCTGGGCATCCGCAACCTGCAACCGGCCGCCATCGATCACTACGATTCCGGCCAGCTGATCCTGGAAGCGGCGGCGCAGGGCATGGGCATCGCCATGATGCATGACGACCACCTGGCGCGGAACAAGGATCCCCGCCTCGCCAAGCTCTACGACGTGAAGGTGGAAAGCCCCTATTCCTACTGGTTCATCTGTCGTCCAGCAGACCTGGAGGCGCGACCGGTGCGAATTTTCCACGATTGGCTGGTCAACGCAGGCTTGTAG